GTCATCCCAGTGCCCGAGGCTCAAGGCAACATCAACTATTACGACCGGCTGTACAAAGGAGACTTCCGTCAGCCCAAGCAGCTCATCCACATCCAGCGTGAGTCCCTCCTCCTTCATTTTTTCTAGTTGGAGTTGGATCACAGGGTGGTCCAGGGTCTTCTCTGATTTCATATTACTTACATGCATTTATATCTTCTCGTCTTGGCTATTGGAATTCAATTTATATAGGTTTTGGTCATTCCTATGTGAACCGCTTGCAATTAGCccaaaatgcagctgctagACTCCTTACTGGCACACGTACATTTGAGCACATCACCCCCGTCTTACTCTCTCTGCGTTGGTTGCcggtttattttataataaattttaaGATTTTACTCTTTGTTTTTAAGGTCTTAAATGGTCTGGCACCTTCTTATTTATCTGAACTTGTGACGATTAATATATCTGCTAGATGTTTAAGGTCATCAGATCAGAAAGGTTTTCAGATCCAGGTTTAAAAAAAGGCCAGGCTTTTGCCATAGTTGGCCCCAAATTGTGGAATAGCCTACCTATTAGGATAATCCCCTAGTAAAACTCCCTCTTTTAGAAACATTTGAGTCATCCTGAGCTTGTTTTTCCTCTGTATGTACTATTTCCTGTATAtgtcattttatgttttttattattttgatctTATAATTTTTGTACAGCACAGTGGTCAATGACTATTTATTTTCAGAGATTAAATAACTTGATAAACAATAAAGGCTTTTTATGAGAAGGGGCAAAACTCGGTTTTATTGCAGTCAGATCATTCTTCTGAAGATATCTTCAGCAAAAAGACACCAAACTGACATGAGTCGTCAGGCTCGGTGCAgtcgagaaaaaaaaaatcccctctaTTTATCCTCCTTCTTCTAATTCACATACCTTCTTAGAATTGCTTTTTGCTATAGCTTTTTTTTATagttagatatttttttttatcagtgtcGTATCTGAAgtcatttaatgttttttttcccctctctgtcTGCATTTAACAGCGTTCGGACTGGACAGCGAACAGCCAGACTACGACATGGACTCGGAGGATGAGACTCTGCTCAATCGACTCAACCGCAAGATGGAGCTCAAACCGCTGCAGTTCGAGATCATGGTGGACCGGCTGGAGAAAGCTAGCGCTAACCaggtaacacaacacactttacacagcaCTGTTTATACTCTTTTTTTGGtcaaacacaccaaaaaaaaaaaaagacatctaTTACATTATAGTAAGTGAAAATATCTTTTATTAACAAGGTTAGAGTTGCCTTAATGTTATTAATTATAGTTTATTGAACTTATTTCTGGACATTTTTACTCACTTTAAGATTGAAATAGTAGGCAGTATTTGACTACATTGAAGATATTTCACTTATTAAAATCGGTCAGCTTTTTTGCAATTTTAAAACATGTAATTGACACTAATTGACCAGTTAATTCGGATATTTGAATCCTAACAGATAAGGTTAGTGTCTCATTAGTAAACCTGCATTCTCCATGTTGTTCAAATCTCTAAAACTTGAGTCATTTTCATCTTGGACTTGTCTGTGCCTCCATTTTGTAGCTGGTGACTCTGCAGGAGGCCAAGCTGCTGCTGAACGAAGACGACTACCTGCTCAAGTCCGTGTACGACTACTGGGTGAGGAAAAGGAAGAACTGCCGTGGGCCTTCGCTCATCCCGCAGATCAGGCAGGAAAAGCGCGACGGCTCCACCAACAACGACGCCTACGTGGCCTTCCGCAGGCGCACGGAGAAGATGCAGACGAGGAAGGTAACCTCGCACCCTGAACAGTAAACTTTCCTGCTTAGCGGATTTTGTTTTCATGCAGGTCAGAAAAGGCACTCGTTTTAAAACTCGGAGAAGTAAGCTAATTCGGGAAAAAGTTAAACCAAGAACGCTTAAAAGACTTAAGATTTGCGATCCAGCTCAGTCTTTTATATTTAGAGTTTTCTTTTATCATGAAAATTTAACATAGAAAGCCCAGAAGATCATTCAGACCATCATTCTGGAAAGGAAAAGCACAGCAGCTCAGAAGAAGTTTAGGAGCTTCCTGTTTGTCTTAGGCTTTAGGGAGAGACTTTAGACGACTGACGAGTCAACTTTCTTCCTGCAGAACCGTAAAAACGATGAGGCGTCCTACGAAAAGATGCTGAAGCTGAGACGGGAGTTCAGCCGAGCCATCACCATCCTAGAAATGGTTAAGAAGAGggaaaagagcaagagagagctGCTGCACCTCACACTGGAGGTGGTAGAGAAGAggtacgtgcacacacacacaaaaaaaaatactcacagGTATTTGTACACAGGTTTGTGTTGGCAGGACAAAGAAACAAAGCCTAATTTACACCCTGAGGATTCAGGTTGTTATTCTTCACCAAAACAGTGTTGTGTTTCTGGACACGTGGCTGACTTCCTATTGCTTTCACAGGTACCAAATGAGCGATTTCTCTGGAGACGTTTTAAATGAGGTCTCAGCACCACTGGCAGAAAAAACAGTCTACCCAGCTCCAATATGTCTACCCAACGGGAACAGGCATAAAGCCGAAAACAAAATTAAGGTGAAGTCTCATTTCTGGCTTGGGAAGCACTTGTGTCTCATGACAGTGGAAAGCAATAATGGCAGCACTGTAGGAAAAATATCACACCGCTGTTGAATTGtccatctgattggtcagagggtgttgattaattttcagtAACAGCGCCTCTGTAAATAACTTCCAGCTCcatgttgttctttaataaataagaataatgaATTGACGGAAAATTGCCGTAGTTCCAgtttaaggggaaaaaagtaCTTCCGAGTGCTAACAGTAACTCAACTGTTGCATCACACCAGATCTTTGCTGATTATTTTGCCGTAACAACATGCCctgaagtgtgttattccttaccACTTACCTGCTTAATGTTTAATCAAGCGCCTGGGAGCCGACCATTAGGGCTCGGCTAATCCTTTTGGATTGAGGATGCATTAGATTAGCTGCATTAATTATGAACGcacaaaacacattaaaaagtTTCCACTAGCCTGACAATAattcatactcactcactcctctctccTTTATCTTTCTTTAGACCCACAAAACCGTGCCGAAGCACCACCCGCACCACTTTCCAGTCAAGATTGAACCTCAGTTCGACATCGTCCGGGGGCATAAAAAATACACACGCAGACCCAAGCTGGAGCCGCTACGCCAGCACCCCATCATCAAGGCCGACATCAAGCAGTACGACTTTCACAGCTCCGGCGAGGAGGAAAACCCTCTGGTAAGCAGTTGCCTGgaccacacacatttaaatccTGTTGCATTTACGTTAAGCATTTTGCTTATTCAAAAAGTCGTGAGGTTAACTATGACATTACGGGTTAACATATCtacccttttttcttttccagtctCCGTCATCTGAGCCAGACGAGGAGAATGACCCGGATGGAGGCTTTGTTTTTAGACGTAGAGCTGGATGCCATTACCTCGCTGTGAGTCTCAAGctcattttaattaaactttAATAAGAAAGATGTTATATAGCTACTTTATATGTATGTGGGGATTAAGCGagcttcaacacacacagtgttggtATAGTGTCTTAACATCTTGTCTGTGTGTAGCCCCTCACGGATAAAAGCTGCACTCCTGTACCACATCTGGACGGCATCGATGCGCTGTGTCAGAGAAACTCCCTCACAGCTCTGTCGGTGCCACGCCGCTGTGTAGGAGTGACGCGCAGACGCCTAGGCCGTGGCGGCAGGTagcactcctcctcctcctcctcctcctcctcctgctcttcTACCTCCTCTCTTTTCATGTGTCTTGTTTGCTCTTAAACCCACCAGCCATCTGATACCTTTTAAGCTTTATTTATGCACAAGGGGAAAGTGTTTTGTCATCCATTAGCGAGTTGGTTTTTTATTTCCATGTCTATCAGTACACACAGTGGAATGAAATATGGTGCCTTTGGTATCAGGGTACAAGATTAAAGTTTCAGTGCAATATGATAAATGCACAGGGCAAAAAGTAATGTACCTAGAATAGAATTACCAACATTGTGAGGACAGTATCCTTGTGtaaaaatgaggaaaatgacTGTCAAATTTGTCATACATATAAGT
This DNA window, taken from Hemibagrus wyckioides isolate EC202008001 linkage group LG06, SWU_Hwy_1.0, whole genome shotgun sequence, encodes the following:
- the epc2 gene encoding enhancer of polycomb homolog 2, coding for MSKLSFRARALDAAKPLPVYSNGDIPDLNDCVSISRAVPQMPTGMEKEEESEHHLQRAICAQQVFREKKDSMVIPVPEAQGNINYYDRLYKGDFRQPKQLIHIQPFGLDSEQPDYDMDSEDETLLNRLNRKMELKPLQFEIMVDRLEKASANQLVTLQEAKLLLNEDDYLLKSVYDYWVRKRKNCRGPSLIPQIRQEKRDGSTNNDAYVAFRRRTEKMQTRKNRKNDEASYEKMLKLRREFSRAITILEMVKKREKSKRELLHLTLEVVEKRYQMSDFSGDVLNEVSAPLAEKTVYPAPICLPNGNRHKAENKIKTHKTVPKHHPHHFPVKIEPQFDIVRGHKKYTRRPKLEPLRQHPIIKADIKQYDFHSSGEEENPLSPSSEPDEENDPDGGFVFRRRAGCHYLAPLTDKSCTPVPHLDGIDALCQRNSLTALSVPRRCVGVTRRRLGRGGRVLLDRTSSDLDRVLRHLDPDTVSTSDSFPVLTDAQTNTHVPVSARAKPQRSLAQLLHDIQACRWRYFRPRPLNQNGKDESRPDTLQDNRKGGRGMTVTNNLRNGGLGGITEEQFQSHQQQLAQMLQQQGLQQNLPVSEHSHAHVSKSASSGCLSKTLDSASAHFAASAVVSGSNKDLKPHSTGVNGILTNSGNSRQTKFSCSSPLGVGSVSSGSSSSSRPPAVPQSVPHVSVVSPARPCAPSSPTLKLASVASSSLPKVTLGRDKHEPERLALNGLADTTVAMEVT